The Mycolicibacterium doricum genome includes a region encoding these proteins:
- a CDS encoding DUF2631 domain-containing protein has product MANTEVERHTGVDVEDVPSAQWGWSKENPRVIHISLLLGAAFLLAMLHGNHVGNVENAFLIGFAAVLVGWVARDWWLRRRGWTR; this is encoded by the coding sequence GTGGCCAACACCGAGGTGGAACGACACACCGGCGTCGACGTCGAGGACGTGCCGTCCGCGCAGTGGGGCTGGAGCAAGGAGAACCCGCGGGTCATCCACATCTCACTGCTCTTGGGCGCCGCGTTCCTGCTGGCTATGCTGCACGGAAACCACGTCGGCAACGTCGAAAACGCCTTCCTTATCGGGTTCGCCGCGGTACTGGTCGGCTGGGTCGCCCGCGACTGGTGGTTGCGCCGCCGCGGCTGGACGCGCTAA
- the puuE gene encoding allantoinase PuuE produces MAAGVEDYPRDMVGYGSRPPDPQWPGDARIAVQFVLNYEEGAESSVVHGDPVSETFLSEIIAAQPFPNRHMSMESLYEYGSRAGLWRLLRIFERRGLPLTVFGVALALARNPEAVAAFTERGDEVACHGLRWISYQLVDPDVERAHMGQAVALLTELTGHPPVGWYTGRDSPQTRRLVVEHGGFLYDSDSYADDLPYWTTVGGGAHLVVPYTLDTNDMRFAIPGGFPSGAEFFTHLRDAFDVLYAEGAAGSPKMLSVGLHCRLVGRPARTAALERFLDHIQAHDKVWITRRVDIARHWIEHFPARSQPQGQPIR; encoded by the coding sequence ATGGCTGCCGGCGTCGAGGACTATCCGCGCGACATGGTGGGTTACGGTTCCCGACCTCCTGATCCGCAGTGGCCCGGCGACGCCCGCATCGCGGTGCAGTTCGTGCTGAACTACGAGGAGGGCGCCGAGAGCTCCGTCGTACACGGCGACCCGGTGTCGGAGACTTTCCTGTCGGAGATCATTGCGGCGCAGCCGTTTCCGAACCGGCACATGAGCATGGAGTCGCTATACGAATACGGCTCACGCGCGGGACTGTGGCGGCTGCTACGGATCTTCGAGCGCCGTGGATTGCCGCTGACGGTGTTCGGGGTGGCGCTCGCGTTGGCGCGGAATCCCGAGGCGGTCGCCGCGTTCACCGAGCGCGGTGACGAGGTGGCCTGTCACGGTCTGCGCTGGATCAGCTACCAACTCGTCGATCCCGACGTCGAGCGGGCGCACATGGGGCAGGCGGTGGCGCTGCTGACCGAACTGACCGGCCACCCACCGGTGGGCTGGTACACCGGTCGAGACTCGCCGCAGACGCGCAGGCTCGTGGTGGAGCACGGCGGCTTCCTCTACGACTCGGACTCCTACGCCGATGACCTGCCGTATTGGACGACGGTGGGCGGAGGCGCCCACTTGGTGGTGCCCTACACGTTGGACACCAACGACATGCGGTTCGCCATCCCGGGCGGTTTCCCAAGCGGCGCAGAGTTCTTCACGCATCTGCGCGACGCCTTCGACGTGCTCTACGCCGAGGGGGCGGCCGGGAGCCCGAAAATGCTGTCGGTGGGGCTGCACTGCCGGCTGGTCGGGCGGCCGGCTCGGACCGCGGCGCTGGAACGCTTCCTCGACCACATACAGGCTCACGACAAGGTGTGGATCACCCGGCGGGTCGACATAGCACGGCACTGGATCGAGCACTTCCCAGCCCGCTCACAGCCGCAAGGGCAGCCCATCCGGTAG
- a CDS encoding fasciclin domain-containing protein, whose translation MNLNVNRVLGAGFAAVAAAGLSLGVAATAQAQPAAGLVGPGCAAYAQQVPQGPGSVAGMAMDPVATAASNNPLLTTLTKAVSGQLNPRVNLVDTLNGGQFTVFAPTDEAFAKIDPATIERLKTDAPLLTSILTYHVVPGQAAPDAVVGTHKTVQGADVTVTGHGSELKVNDASVVCGGVKTANATVYLIDTVLMPPAN comes from the coding sequence ATGAACCTCAACGTCAATCGCGTACTGGGCGCAGGCTTCGCGGCGGTCGCCGCCGCCGGGCTGTCCCTCGGCGTCGCCGCCACCGCCCAGGCGCAGCCGGCGGCCGGACTGGTGGGCCCGGGGTGCGCGGCCTACGCCCAGCAGGTCCCGCAGGGCCCGGGCTCGGTCGCGGGCATGGCGATGGATCCGGTGGCGACAGCCGCGTCCAACAACCCGCTGCTGACCACCCTCACCAAAGCCGTTTCAGGACAACTGAATCCGCGGGTGAACCTGGTCGACACCCTAAACGGGGGCCAGTTCACCGTGTTCGCGCCCACCGATGAGGCGTTCGCGAAGATCGATCCCGCCACGATCGAGCGGCTCAAGACCGATGCGCCCCTGCTGACCAGCATCCTCACCTACCACGTGGTGCCGGGACAGGCCGCTCCGGACGCCGTGGTCGGCACCCACAAGACGGTGCAGGGCGCCGACGTCACCGTCACCGGTCACGGTTCGGAGCTGAAGGTCAACGACGCCTCGGTGGTGTGCGGTGGGGTGAAGACCGCCAACGCCACGGTGTACCTCATCGACACCGTGCTGATGCCGCCCGCCAACTGA